A genomic region of Mycolicibacterium poriferae contains the following coding sequences:
- a CDS encoding cytochrome P450, with the protein MSVRIADEAARVFADPSAYADEARLHAAMTHLRAHAPVSWVDVEGYRPFWAITKHADIMAIERDNAVFTNSPRPVLTTAEGDAQQAAMGVSTLIHMDDPQHRKIRSIGADWFRPKAMRALKVRVDELARDFVDQMFRRGGECDFVQEVAVNFPLYVIMSLLGIPESDFARMLTYTQELFGSDDTELQRGATMEERGLALFDMFTYFNEITAARRAQPTEDLASAIANARIDGEPLSDIDTVSYYLIVATAGHDTTSATISGGLHALIEHPDQLHRLQREPALLPLAVEEMIRWVTPVKEFMRTAQRDTVVRGVPIAAGESVLLSYPSGNRDEDVFTDPFTFDVGRDPNKHVAFGYGVHFCLGAALARMEINSFYAELLPRLTSVELAGTAEHTATIFVGGLKHLPIRYALTG; encoded by the coding sequence ATGAGCGTTCGGATCGCCGACGAAGCGGCCAGGGTGTTCGCCGACCCGAGTGCCTACGCCGACGAAGCGCGCCTGCATGCGGCGATGACACATCTGCGGGCCCACGCCCCGGTGTCGTGGGTGGATGTCGAGGGCTACCGCCCCTTCTGGGCGATCACCAAACACGCCGATATCATGGCGATCGAACGCGACAACGCGGTGTTCACCAACTCGCCCCGTCCGGTGCTCACCACCGCCGAAGGCGACGCCCAGCAGGCCGCGATGGGTGTCAGCACGTTGATCCACATGGACGATCCGCAGCACCGCAAGATCCGATCGATCGGCGCGGACTGGTTCCGCCCGAAAGCGATGCGCGCGTTGAAGGTCCGCGTCGACGAGCTGGCCAGAGACTTCGTCGACCAGATGTTCCGCCGCGGCGGGGAGTGTGACTTCGTCCAGGAGGTCGCCGTGAACTTCCCGCTCTACGTCATCATGTCGCTACTCGGCATCCCCGAGTCCGACTTTGCCCGCATGCTCACCTACACCCAGGAGCTGTTCGGCAGCGATGACACCGAGCTGCAGCGCGGCGCGACCATGGAGGAGCGCGGGCTCGCGTTGTTCGACATGTTCACCTATTTCAACGAGATCACCGCTGCACGGCGGGCTCAACCGACCGAGGACCTCGCCTCCGCGATCGCCAACGCCCGCATCGACGGGGAGCCGCTGTCTGACATCGACACGGTGTCGTATTACCTGATCGTCGCCACCGCCGGGCACGACACCACCAGCGCCACCATCTCGGGTGGCCTGCACGCCCTGATCGAACATCCCGACCAGTTGCACCGGCTCCAGCGCGAGCCCGCGCTGTTGCCGCTCGCCGTCGAGGAGATGATCCGTTGGGTCACGCCGGTCAAGGAGTTCATGCGGACCGCCCAACGGGACACCGTCGTCCGCGGCGTGCCGATCGCGGCGGGGGAGTCGGTGCTGCTGTCCTACCCGTCGGGCAACCGTGACGAGGACGTCTTCACCGATCCGTTCACCTTCGACGTCGGTCGCGACCCCAACAAGCACGTCGCGTTCGGCTACGGGGTGCACTTCTGTCTGGGAGCGGCGTTGGCCCGCATGGAGATCAACAGCTTCTACGCCGAATTGCTGCCACGGCTCACCTCGGTGGAACTGGCCGGGACGGCCGAGCACACGGCCACCATCTTCGTGGGCGGGCTCAAGCACCTACCCATCCGCTACGCGCTGACTGGCTGA
- a CDS encoding amidohydrolase family protein, with the protein MNKDDMILISVDDHVVEPPDMFKNHLPKKYLDEAPRLVHNEDGSDTWQFRDVVIPNVALNAVAGRPKEEYGLEPQGLDEIRPGCWKVDERVKDMNAGGILGSVCFPSFPGFAGRLFATEDPEFSLALLQAYNDWHVEEWCGAYPARFIPMTLPVIWDAEACAAEIRRNAERGVHALTFSENPAAMGYPSFHDGYWDPVWKALVDTDTVMNVHIGSSGKLAITAPDAPMDVMITLQPMNIVQAAADLLWSAPIKKYPDLKIALSEGGTGWIPYFLERADRTYEMHSTWTGQDFGGKLPSEVFREHFLTCFISDPVGVALRNQIGIDNICWEADYPHSDSMWPEAPEQLDEVLKANAVPDDEINKMTFENAMRWYHFDPFSHIARDQATVGALRKAAEGHDVSIQALSHHEKGSRGEALHAAARGNSGDQPVSA; encoded by the coding sequence ATGAACAAAGACGACATGATCCTGATCAGCGTGGACGACCACGTGGTGGAGCCGCCGGACATGTTCAAGAACCACCTGCCCAAGAAGTACCTGGACGAGGCACCACGGCTGGTGCACAACGAGGACGGCTCCGACACCTGGCAGTTCCGCGACGTGGTGATCCCCAACGTGGCGCTCAACGCCGTGGCGGGCCGGCCCAAGGAGGAATACGGGCTGGAACCACAGGGTCTCGACGAGATCCGGCCGGGCTGCTGGAAGGTCGACGAGCGGGTCAAGGACATGAACGCCGGCGGCATCCTCGGGTCCGTGTGCTTCCCGTCGTTCCCCGGTTTCGCGGGACGGTTGTTCGCCACCGAGGATCCGGAGTTCAGCCTGGCGCTGCTGCAGGCCTACAACGACTGGCACGTCGAGGAGTGGTGCGGCGCGTACCCCGCGCGGTTCATCCCGATGACCCTGCCGGTGATCTGGGACGCCGAGGCCTGCGCCGCCGAGATCCGGCGCAACGCCGAACGGGGGGTGCATGCGCTGACGTTTTCCGAGAATCCCGCAGCCATGGGCTATCCGAGCTTTCACGACGGATACTGGGACCCGGTGTGGAAGGCGTTGGTGGACACCGACACCGTGATGAACGTGCACATCGGCTCGTCGGGCAAGTTGGCGATCACCGCCCCGGATGCGCCGATGGACGTGATGATCACGCTGCAGCCGATGAACATCGTCCAGGCCGCCGCCGACCTGCTGTGGTCCGCGCCGATCAAGAAGTATCCGGATCTGAAGATCGCGCTGAGTGAGGGCGGCACCGGGTGGATCCCGTACTTCCTGGAGCGAGCCGATCGCACCTACGAGATGCACTCCACGTGGACGGGTCAGGACTTCGGCGGCAAGCTGCCCAGCGAGGTGTTCCGGGAGCACTTCCTGACCTGCTTCATCTCCGACCCGGTCGGGGTGGCGCTGCGGAACCAGATCGGCATCGACAACATCTGCTGGGAAGCCGACTATCCGCACAGCGACTCGATGTGGCCCGAGGCCCCCGAACAACTCGACGAGGTCCTCAAGGCCAACGCCGTGCCCGACGACGAGATCAACAAGATGACGTTCGAGAACGCGATGCGCTGGTACCACTTCGACCCGTTCAGCCACATCGCCAGAGACCAGGCCACCGTCGGCGCTCTGCGCAAGGCCGCCGAAGGACACGACGTGTCCATCCAGGCCCTGTCACACCATGAGAAGGGCTCGCGCGGTGAGGCGTTGCACGCGGCCGCCCGCGGCAACTCGGGCGATCAGCCAGTCAGCGCGTAG
- a CDS encoding MFS transporter encodes MKSSHGSDGNTIDGVPRRRIVLASMVGTTIEFYDFYIYATAAVSVFPHLFFPKGDPTTALLASLATFGLAFVARPVGSILFGHFGDRAGRKTTLVASLLLMGVATFAIGLLPTYSQVGLVAPALLAVMRFAQGLALGGEWSGAALLATETAAPGKRGWAAMWPQLGAPLGFLLANSLFVGLILMLGHSNVDPDPDGAFLTWGWRVPFLLSAVMVAIGLYVRLRILETPVFSRAVARGEKVKTPLAEVFRTSWRQLIIGTFVMLATYTLFYIVTTWALSFGTAKLPPDGAGLGFAYVDFLELQLIAVLFFAATLPVAGLLADRFGRRRTLLVVTAGIMVYGALFAPMLGSGNTSAGTMLLFLIIGMTLMGLTFGPMSAVLPELFPTNVRYTGSGISYNVSSILGAAVAPFIATWLATSFGVAWVGLYLFIAASLTFVAILVMRETRDASLDSADRVDLAR; translated from the coding sequence GTGAAGAGCAGTCACGGTTCGGACGGCAACACGATCGACGGGGTCCCCCGCCGCCGGATCGTGCTCGCCTCGATGGTCGGCACCACCATCGAGTTCTACGACTTCTACATCTACGCCACCGCGGCGGTCTCGGTGTTCCCCCACCTGTTCTTTCCGAAGGGCGACCCGACCACGGCGCTGCTGGCCTCGCTGGCCACCTTCGGGCTCGCGTTCGTCGCCCGTCCGGTGGGCTCCATCCTGTTCGGCCATTTCGGCGACCGGGCGGGGCGCAAGACCACGCTGGTCGCCTCGTTGTTGCTGATGGGTGTCGCGACGTTCGCGATCGGGCTGTTGCCGACCTACTCCCAGGTGGGCCTTGTCGCGCCGGCGCTGCTCGCGGTGATGCGGTTCGCGCAGGGCCTGGCGCTCGGCGGTGAGTGGAGTGGCGCGGCACTGTTGGCCACCGAGACCGCGGCCCCCGGCAAGCGCGGGTGGGCCGCGATGTGGCCGCAGCTGGGGGCGCCACTGGGCTTCCTGCTGGCCAACAGCCTGTTCGTGGGGCTGATCCTGATGCTGGGCCACAGCAACGTCGACCCCGACCCGGACGGCGCGTTCCTCACCTGGGGATGGCGGGTGCCGTTCCTGTTGAGCGCGGTGATGGTCGCCATCGGACTCTATGTCCGGCTGCGCATCCTGGAGACCCCGGTGTTCAGCCGGGCCGTCGCTCGCGGCGAGAAGGTCAAAACGCCGCTGGCCGAGGTGTTCCGCACCAGTTGGCGGCAGCTGATCATCGGCACGTTCGTGATGCTTGCGACGTACACCTTGTTCTACATCGTGACGACGTGGGCGCTGAGCTTCGGCACCGCCAAGCTGCCGCCCGACGGTGCGGGGCTCGGCTTCGCCTATGTCGACTTCCTGGAATTGCAGCTGATCGCGGTGCTGTTCTTCGCGGCCACCCTGCCGGTCGCCGGTCTGCTCGCCGATCGGTTCGGGCGGCGACGGACGTTGTTGGTGGTGACCGCCGGGATCATGGTGTACGGCGCGCTGTTCGCCCCGATGCTCGGCTCCGGCAACACCTCGGCGGGCACCATGCTGCTGTTCCTGATCATCGGAATGACGTTGATGGGCTTGACCTTCGGTCCGATGAGCGCGGTGCTGCCGGAACTGTTCCCGACGAACGTCCGCTACACCGGGTCGGGGATCTCGTACAACGTCTCGAGCATTCTCGGTGCCGCGGTGGCTCCGTTCATCGCCACCTGGCTGGCTACCAGTTTCGGTGTCGCATGGGTGGGGCTGTACCTGTTCATCGCGGCGTCGCTGACCTTCGTCGCAATTCTGGTGATGCGCGAGACCCGGGACGCGTCACTGGACTCCGCCGACCGGGTAGATCTGGCGCGCTAA
- a CDS encoding ATP-dependent DNA ligase produces the protein MLLVEVARASADVAGTSARLAKVARIADLLRLAGPEPREVAVIVSWLSGELTQRQIGVGWAALRSVPEPATEPVLDVLDVDERFGTIGATAGKGSQARRAELLAELFGAATDVEQTFLRRLLTGELRQGALVGVMADAVARAADLQGAAVRRAAMLSGDLPAVAAAAMTDGAAALERFTLQVGTPVGPMLAQTATGVGDALERLGGTAVFEAKLDGARVQIHRDGQAVAIYTRSLDDVTARLPEIEAATLALPVSTLIADAEAIALRPDGRPHRFQVTASRFGRRGGVAAAGAQQLSVFFFDVLHIDGRDVLDLPAGERIALLDAVVPARQRVDRLTTSDTVAAQEFLDATLAAGHEGVMAKSPTAPYEAGRRGAGWLKVKPVHTLDLVVLAVEWGSGRRTGKLSNIHLGALDPATGGFVMLGKTFKGMTDEILAWQTERFLSLADVPTDGYVVSVRPEQVVEIAFDGIQTSSRYPGGMALRFARVLRYRDDKPPTEADTIDTVRAIWERAN, from the coding sequence GTGTTGCTGGTAGAGGTTGCCCGCGCTTCCGCGGACGTCGCCGGGACGTCGGCTCGGCTGGCCAAGGTCGCGCGCATCGCCGATCTGCTGCGGCTCGCCGGGCCCGAGCCCCGCGAGGTCGCCGTCATCGTGTCGTGGTTGTCCGGTGAGTTGACCCAACGCCAGATCGGTGTCGGCTGGGCCGCTCTGCGCTCCGTCCCGGAACCCGCGACGGAGCCGGTGCTGGATGTGCTCGACGTCGACGAGCGGTTCGGCACGATCGGTGCGACCGCCGGGAAGGGCTCCCAGGCCCGCCGCGCCGAACTGCTGGCCGAACTGTTCGGTGCGGCCACCGATGTGGAACAGACGTTCCTGCGCCGCCTGCTCACCGGCGAACTGCGCCAGGGCGCCCTGGTCGGGGTGATGGCCGACGCGGTCGCCCGGGCCGCCGACCTGCAGGGCGCGGCGGTGCGCCGCGCGGCGATGCTCAGCGGTGACCTGCCCGCGGTGGCCGCCGCGGCGATGACCGACGGTGCGGCGGCGCTCGAGCGGTTCACGCTGCAGGTGGGCACACCCGTCGGGCCCATGCTCGCGCAGACCGCGACCGGTGTCGGGGACGCCCTCGAGCGACTGGGCGGCACCGCCGTCTTCGAAGCCAAGCTCGACGGTGCCCGGGTGCAGATCCACCGCGACGGCCAGGCCGTGGCGATCTACACCCGCAGCCTCGACGACGTCACCGCTCGGCTGCCCGAAATCGAGGCCGCCACTTTGGCCCTGCCGGTCAGCACGTTGATCGCCGACGCCGAGGCGATCGCGTTGCGGCCCGACGGCCGACCCCACCGCTTTCAGGTCACCGCTTCGCGGTTCGGCCGGCGCGGCGGGGTCGCGGCGGCCGGCGCCCAGCAACTGTCGGTGTTCTTCTTCGACGTGTTGCACATCGACGGCCGCGACGTGCTCGACCTACCTGCGGGTGAGCGGATCGCGTTGCTCGACGCCGTGGTGCCCGCACGGCAGCGCGTCGACCGGTTGACGACCTCGGATACCGTTGCGGCCCAGGAGTTTTTGGATGCCACCCTCGCGGCCGGCCACGAAGGTGTCATGGCCAAGTCGCCCACCGCACCATACGAGGCCGGCCGGCGGGGCGCGGGCTGGCTGAAAGTCAAACCGGTGCACACGCTCGATCTCGTCGTTCTGGCGGTCGAATGGGGCTCGGGCCGGCGCACCGGCAAGTTGTCCAACATCCACCTCGGCGCGCTGGACCCGGCAACCGGTGGCTTCGTCATGCTCGGCAAGACCTTCAAGGGGATGACCGACGAGATTCTGGCCTGGCAGACCGAGCGCTTCCTGAGCCTGGCCGACGTCCCCACCGACGGCTACGTCGTCTCGGTGCGTCCCGAGCAGGTGGTCGAGATCGCGTTCGACGGCATCCAGACGTCGTCGCGCTACCCCGGGGGGATGGCCCTGCGGTTCGCCCGGGTGCTGCGCTACCGCGACGACAAACCCCCCACCGAGGCCGACACCATCGACACGGTGCGCGCCATCTGGGAACGCGCCAACTGA
- a CDS encoding molybdopterin-dependent oxidoreductase yields the protein MSAQGLRVAGGIAAAAVAVGVAQLLGAAFGPEADVRTAVGSAVIELTPGPVKEWAIQLFGTADKLFLSVAVLVVIALLAAVAGLLERKRRPIGSAMIAIAGVVGCAAVLSRAQGSAVDVIPTIVGAVCGIGTLRLLISDRFATTGGAGETSPAGGAGESGEAGGASESGAAGESGEAGEAGPPDRAKRRSLLTLGLIGAGVASGVAGAVITRLTSSVAGDRQQFALPEVDVPAPPIPPTVQPKNVDLPSFVTANPDFYRIDTALTVPQLSREQWELRIHGMVDREVTFRWGDLDRFEAVEQPVTLTCVSNPVGGELISTAVWTGYRVRDLLAEAGVRGDADMVLSRSIDGWTAGTPVDALTGEKAMLAVAMNGEPLPVEHGYPARLVVPGLYGYVSATKWVIDMEVTRFDRAEAYWTRLGWSARGPIKTESRVDVPRSGQDVPAGPVTFGGVAWAQDRGVRAVEVRVDGPDGEGRWQQATLGAAYSDETWRLWSLDWEARQPGPHTITVRATDNTGYTQTSERADPVPDGATGWHSVDFAVT from the coding sequence ATGAGCGCTCAAGGCCTACGCGTGGCGGGCGGCATCGCCGCGGCCGCTGTCGCCGTCGGTGTCGCGCAACTGCTCGGTGCCGCGTTCGGCCCCGAGGCCGATGTGCGTACCGCGGTCGGCTCTGCGGTCATCGAGCTGACCCCCGGCCCGGTCAAGGAGTGGGCGATCCAGCTGTTCGGCACGGCCGACAAGCTGTTCTTGTCGGTGGCCGTGCTGGTGGTGATCGCGCTGCTCGCGGCTGTCGCCGGACTCCTGGAACGCAAGCGCCGCCCGATCGGCAGCGCGATGATCGCTATCGCCGGTGTGGTCGGCTGCGCCGCGGTGCTCAGCCGCGCGCAGGGCTCCGCGGTGGACGTCATCCCGACCATCGTCGGCGCCGTATGCGGTATCGGAACTCTGCGGCTGCTGATATCGGACCGGTTCGCCACCACCGGCGGAGCCGGTGAGACCAGCCCAGCCGGCGGAGCCGGTGAGAGTGGTGAAGCCGGCGGAGCCAGTGAGAGTGGTGCAGCCGGTGAAAGTGGTGAAGCCGGCGAGGCCGGGCCTCCCGACCGCGCCAAACGCCGTTCGCTGCTCACGCTGGGCCTGATCGGCGCCGGGGTCGCCAGCGGCGTGGCCGGGGCCGTCATCACCCGGCTGACCTCGTCGGTGGCCGGTGATCGACAGCAGTTCGCGCTGCCCGAGGTGGACGTGCCCGCTCCCCCGATTCCGCCGACGGTGCAACCGAAGAACGTCGACCTGCCGTCGTTCGTCACCGCCAACCCCGACTTCTACCGCATCGACACCGCGCTGACGGTGCCTCAGCTCAGCCGCGAGCAGTGGGAACTCAGAATCCACGGCATGGTCGATCGTGAGGTGACCTTCCGCTGGGGCGACCTCGATCGCTTCGAAGCCGTCGAGCAGCCCGTCACGCTGACCTGCGTCTCCAATCCGGTCGGCGGCGAACTGATTTCGACTGCGGTGTGGACGGGATACCGGGTGCGCGATCTGCTTGCCGAAGCCGGCGTCCGTGGCGACGCCGACATGGTGCTGTCCCGCTCGATCGACGGTTGGACCGCCGGCACCCCGGTCGACGCCCTCACCGGTGAGAAGGCGATGCTCGCCGTCGCGATGAACGGCGAGCCGCTTCCCGTCGAGCACGGCTACCCGGCCCGCCTCGTCGTGCCCGGCCTCTACGGCTACGTGTCGGCCACCAAGTGGGTGATCGACATGGAGGTCACCCGTTTCGACCGCGCCGAGGCGTACTGGACGCGTCTGGGCTGGTCGGCCCGTGGTCCGATCAAGACCGAATCCCGCGTCGACGTCCCCCGCAGCGGCCAGGACGTACCCGCGGGACCGGTGACGTTCGGCGGTGTCGCGTGGGCGCAGGACCGCGGGGTGCGCGCCGTCGAGGTCCGCGTCGACGGCCCGGACGGCGAGGGCCGATGGCAGCAGGCCACGCTCGGTGCCGCCTACTCCGACGAGACGTGGCGGCTGTGGAGTCTCGACTGGGAGGCGCGGCAGCCGGGACCGCACACGATCACCGTGCGCGCCACCGACAACACCGGTTACACGCAGACCTCCGAACGGGCCGATCCGGTTCCCGACGGCGCAACGGGCTGGCATTCCGTCGATTTCGCCGTGACGTGA
- a CDS encoding SDR family NAD(P)-dependent oxidoreductase, with translation MEIEGKKAVVVGGASGFGRATAEALAKRGAAVAVLDRPQSNGKEVAAEIGGTFHEVDVTDFEGTEAVLNAAVDTLGGLHIAVTTAGGGIAERTVKKDGPHSLDSFRKSIDLNLIGTFNVSRLAAWHMSKNDPVDDEAEERGVIINTASIAAFEGQIGQVAYTASKAAIAGMCLTMARDMGSLGIRALAIAPSLFATGLTEGIPDEFASVLTKDAAFPKRLGKPEEYAKLALAIVENPMLNGQCLRLDAGQRFAPK, from the coding sequence ATGGAGATCGAGGGCAAGAAGGCCGTCGTCGTCGGGGGCGCGTCCGGGTTCGGGCGAGCGACCGCGGAGGCGCTGGCCAAGCGTGGCGCGGCCGTGGCCGTGCTGGACCGTCCCCAGTCGAACGGCAAGGAGGTCGCAGCCGAAATCGGTGGCACGTTCCACGAGGTCGACGTCACCGACTTCGAGGGCACCGAGGCCGTGCTCAACGCAGCCGTCGACACCCTCGGCGGACTACACATCGCGGTCACCACGGCCGGCGGCGGGATCGCCGAGCGCACCGTGAAGAAGGACGGCCCGCACAGTCTCGATTCCTTCCGCAAGAGCATCGACCTCAATTTGATCGGCACCTTCAACGTGAGCCGGCTTGCTGCATGGCACATGTCGAAGAACGATCCCGTCGATGACGAGGCCGAGGAGCGCGGCGTCATCATCAACACCGCGTCCATCGCGGCGTTCGAGGGTCAGATCGGGCAGGTCGCCTACACCGCCTCGAAGGCGGCGATCGCCGGGATGTGCCTGACCATGGCCCGCGACATGGGCAGCCTGGGTATCCGCGCTCTGGCGATCGCGCCGAGCCTGTTCGCCACCGGGCTGACCGAAGGCATCCCCGACGAATTCGCCTCGGTGCTGACGAAGGATGCGGCGTTCCCCAAACGGCTCGGCAAGCCCGAGGAGTACGCCAAGCTTGCCCTGGCGATCGTGGAGAACCCGATGCTCAACGGGCAGTGCCTGCGACTGGACGCGGGACAGCGCTTCGCCCCCAAGTAA
- a CDS encoding phosphotransferase family protein: MPVDVMLTETDHDALQRWAQRTGIGTSVTDVEPLTGGSQNIVVRLRIDGQPMVLRRPPEHPRPTSDNTMRREIAVLSNLAGSDVPHPELIAGCEDLDVLGVVFYLMEAVDGFNPGTDVDDAYVRDAGMRHRVGLSYAASLARLGRAAWQDRPLAALKRPGSFLARQVPQFMRLLESYRHQRYEPESFPSVHQLAGWLEANRPPDAEPGIMHGDAHLNNVLLRREVPELAAFIDWEMCTVGDPLLDLGWILICWPQGPNPIDAGAELGALGGLATRAELLEAYRDAGGRPTDRLDWYLAMACFKLAIVIEGTWSRYLAGQASSEAGERLHASAVNLIELGTRVTRDDNPFL; the protein is encoded by the coding sequence ATGCCCGTCGACGTGATGCTCACCGAGACTGATCACGATGCGCTGCAACGCTGGGCTCAACGGACCGGGATCGGCACCTCGGTCACCGACGTCGAACCGCTCACCGGTGGCTCGCAGAACATTGTCGTGCGACTCCGGATCGACGGCCAGCCGATGGTCCTGCGCCGCCCGCCCGAGCATCCGCGCCCGACCAGCGACAACACGATGCGCCGCGAGATCGCGGTACTCAGCAACTTGGCCGGCTCCGATGTGCCGCATCCGGAGCTGATCGCCGGCTGCGAGGACCTCGACGTGCTCGGAGTGGTGTTCTACCTGATGGAGGCCGTCGACGGGTTCAACCCCGGCACCGACGTCGACGATGCGTACGTGCGGGACGCCGGCATGCGACATCGCGTCGGTTTGTCCTACGCGGCCAGTTTGGCCCGGCTGGGCCGGGCGGCGTGGCAGGACCGTCCCCTCGCCGCGCTCAAACGCCCGGGATCCTTTCTGGCGCGCCAGGTTCCGCAGTTCATGCGACTGTTGGAGAGCTACCGCCACCAGCGCTACGAACCCGAGTCGTTCCCATCGGTGCACCAGCTGGCCGGGTGGCTGGAGGCCAACCGGCCCCCGGACGCGGAGCCCGGCATCATGCACGGAGACGCTCATCTGAACAACGTGCTGCTGCGCCGTGAGGTCCCCGAGCTCGCGGCGTTCATCGACTGGGAGATGTGCACGGTCGGGGATCCGCTGCTGGACCTGGGCTGGATCCTGATCTGCTGGCCGCAAGGCCCGAACCCGATCGACGCCGGCGCCGAACTGGGTGCGCTGGGCGGTTTGGCGACCCGCGCCGAGTTGCTCGAGGCCTACCGCGACGCGGGCGGGCGGCCGACCGATCGGCTGGACTGGTACCTGGCGATGGCGTGCTTCAAGCTGGCCATCGTCATCGAGGGCACGTGGTCGCGTTACCTCGCTGGCCAGGCCAGCTCCGAAGCCGGCGAGCGTCTGCACGCCTCGGCGGTCAACCTGATCGAGCTGGGCACCCGGGTGACACGGGACGACAATCCGTTCTTGTGA
- a CDS encoding sulfite exporter TauE/SafE family protein, protein MSWSQAVLLFAAGILGGLTGSIAGLASVATYPALLAVGLPPITANVTNTVALVFNGIGSVVGSRPELAGQGASLRRVLPVAALGGVAGAALLLSTPAEGFERLVPLLLGFAAVAILIPVRPTRYSRVSNHNRHTAKVAAQAVAIFAICIYGGYFGAAAGVLLLALLLRVGDERLAHANAAKNVILGVANGVAALIFAVIAPVQWGAVAALGLGCLLGARLGPVIVRHAPVRPMRFAIGLAGLALAVKLGWDAYR, encoded by the coding sequence GTGTCCTGGTCGCAAGCGGTGCTGCTGTTCGCGGCCGGAATTCTCGGTGGATTGACCGGAAGCATCGCCGGTCTCGCGTCGGTGGCCACCTACCCTGCGCTGCTCGCTGTCGGGCTGCCGCCGATCACCGCCAACGTCACCAACACCGTGGCGCTGGTGTTCAACGGGATCGGTTCGGTGGTGGGCTCGCGACCGGAACTGGCGGGTCAGGGCGCGTCTTTGCGTCGTGTGCTGCCGGTGGCGGCGCTGGGCGGTGTCGCCGGTGCGGCGCTGCTGCTGTCCACTCCGGCTGAGGGCTTCGAACGGCTCGTGCCGCTGTTGCTGGGGTTCGCCGCCGTGGCGATCCTGATCCCAGTACGACCCACGCGATATTCGCGGGTGTCCAACCACAACCGGCACACGGCGAAAGTCGCGGCCCAGGCGGTGGCGATCTTCGCGATCTGTATCTATGGCGGCTACTTCGGCGCCGCCGCGGGCGTGCTGCTGCTGGCCTTGCTACTCCGGGTCGGCGACGAGCGACTGGCCCACGCCAACGCCGCCAAGAACGTCATCCTCGGCGTCGCCAACGGGGTGGCCGCGTTGATCTTCGCCGTGATCGCGCCGGTGCAGTGGGGCGCGGTGGCCGCGCTGGGCCTCGGCTGTCTGCTCGGTGCACGCCTCGGTCCGGTCATCGTGCGTCACGCACCGGTGCGGCCGATGCGGTTCGCCATCGGCCTGGCCGGACTCGCGCTGGCGGTGAAGTTGGGGTGGGACGCCTACCGGTGA
- a CDS encoding 2-isopropylmalate synthase, which yields MPFATHIDHLMPRALREHAASKTFDEFVDEYAPTAGPVRLGQWSCDDEKRSARRIGPQARTYQATLALGDFIDTSRAAATGPVAALTAMLYERGIAVELTAFHQLPAGEHTATFIRGCDGTRSEWAMGWSADPTQSALRAVIACANRLLASA from the coding sequence ATGCCCTTCGCCACACATATCGACCATCTGATGCCGCGTGCGCTGCGGGAGCATGCCGCCAGCAAGACGTTCGACGAGTTCGTCGACGAATATGCACCGACGGCCGGACCGGTGCGACTGGGCCAGTGGTCCTGTGACGACGAGAAGCGGTCTGCCCGCCGGATCGGGCCGCAGGCGCGCACCTACCAGGCGACGTTGGCGCTGGGGGACTTCATCGACACCTCCCGGGCCGCGGCGACCGGCCCCGTCGCCGCGTTGACCGCGATGCTCTACGAGCGCGGGATCGCCGTCGAGTTGACCGCGTTTCACCAGCTCCCGGCCGGTGAGCACACTGCGACGTTCATCCGGGGGTGCGACGGCACCCGCAGCGAGTGGGCGATGGGCTGGTCAGCCGACCCCACCCAGTCTGCGCTGCGGGCGGTGATCGCCTGCGCCAACCGGCTGCTGGCGTCGGCCTGA